A window from Rhizobium sp. BG4 encodes these proteins:
- a CDS encoding substrate-binding domain-containing protein: protein MKGIRQLAKHLDISIGTVSRALNGKPDVNEETRKRVLAAAEELGYVANQSGRSLRQGTTNVIGLMIESSKETVENSDNFFLGLTGGLQSVLARHKLDLVMLPCPNDEDPHEYLKRMVARRVVDAMIISATQRIDKRIDLLVKAKIPFVTLGRSSSGENYPWIDLDFEGVAASAVDRLVAKGHRTIAIAAPSNDINLGYIFVDSYRQALERHGIKYDPKLVIRVKSSEQGGYQAGHELLLLDGKPTAIILIYELMAIGLYRRLVEAGVMPGRDLAIIGFREEPRGRFLQPSLTCFRMSLRDLGIELAETLLATMPAYAETYPRGARNTIWPLELVPGESDAFTLTS from the coding sequence TGTCAACGAGGAGACCCGCAAGCGGGTCCTCGCCGCCGCCGAGGAACTCGGCTACGTCGCCAACCAGTCCGGCCGCAGCCTGCGCCAGGGAACGACCAACGTCATCGGCCTGATGATCGAATCCAGCAAGGAAACGGTCGAAAACAGCGACAACTTCTTCCTTGGCCTGACCGGCGGCCTGCAGAGCGTGCTTGCCCGCCATAAGCTCGACCTCGTCATGCTGCCCTGCCCGAATGACGAGGACCCGCACGAATATCTGAAACGCATGGTGGCGCGGCGCGTCGTCGACGCGATGATCATCTCGGCGACGCAGCGGATCGACAAGCGCATCGACCTGCTGGTCAAGGCCAAGATTCCCTTCGTGACGCTGGGGCGCAGCTCCTCTGGCGAGAACTATCCTTGGATCGACCTGGACTTCGAGGGCGTGGCGGCATCCGCCGTCGACCGGCTGGTGGCCAAGGGCCATCGCACCATCGCCATCGCCGCCCCCTCCAACGATATCAATCTCGGCTATATCTTCGTCGATTCCTATCGCCAGGCGCTGGAGCGGCACGGGATAAAGTATGATCCGAAGCTGGTGATCCGGGTCAAATCCAGCGAACAGGGCGGCTATCAGGCGGGCCACGAACTGCTGCTGCTCGACGGCAAGCCGACGGCGATCATCCTGATCTACGAACTGATGGCGATCGGCCTCTACCGCCGCCTTGTCGAGGCCGGCGTCATGCCCGGGCGCGACCTTGCCATCATCGGTTTCCGCGAGGAACCGCGAGGCCGCTTCCTGCAGCCGTCGCTTACCTGCTTCCGCATGTCGCTGCGCGATCTCGGCATCGAGCTCGCCGAGACCCTGCTGGCGACCATGCCCGCCTATGCCGAGACCTACCCGCGCGGCGCCCGCAACACGATCTGGCCGCTGGAGCTGGTGCCCGGCGAGAGCGACGCCTTCACGCTCACGTCCTGA
- a CDS encoding MFS transporter has protein sequence MVSERELISKITWRLMPFLGILYLIAYIDRQNVSFAKLQMVGDLGMSEYAYGLGASLFFIGYFLFEVPSNLFLNRLGARIWFARILVSWGIVTIALAYTQNATMFYILRLLLGVCEAGFFPGVLYLLTLWFPADYRGRMVGLFMIFSALANAVGAPLGGMLLDLDGLYGYAGWEWVFLATGVPAVLAGIVTFFYLPDNPDKASFLSTDERSWLHNRLESENAGMDKNAENGFKALVDPRVLLMALCYVAFPLAAYGLSYWLPTIVHGFGVTNTVNGFLNIIPWILVAIALYAVPAMADKAASKTPYIVIPAFIGAACLLLSALIPNNTLQFAFLCIAAAGIFAPQPVFWSLPSRFLKGAGAAAGLAAINSVGNLGGFVAQNVVPWIKDATGSTIAPMIFLAVCLAAGALLVFVVTQLIARKDHAHTDGALRT, from the coding sequence ATGGTCAGCGAACGGGAACTGATTTCCAAGATCACCTGGCGCCTGATGCCCTTTCTCGGCATCCTCTATCTCATCGCTTACATCGACAGGCAGAATGTCAGCTTCGCCAAGTTGCAGATGGTTGGCGACCTCGGGATGAGCGAATATGCCTATGGCCTTGGGGCTTCGCTGTTCTTCATCGGCTACTTCCTGTTCGAGGTTCCAAGCAACCTGTTTCTCAACCGCCTCGGCGCGCGCATCTGGTTCGCCCGCATCCTGGTCTCCTGGGGCATCGTCACGATCGCGCTCGCCTATACGCAGAATGCGACGATGTTCTACATCCTGCGCTTGCTGCTCGGCGTCTGCGAAGCGGGCTTCTTTCCCGGCGTCCTCTACCTGCTGACACTGTGGTTCCCGGCCGATTATCGCGGCCGCATGGTCGGCCTGTTCATGATCTTCAGTGCCCTTGCCAATGCCGTCGGCGCGCCGCTCGGCGGCATGCTGCTCGATCTCGATGGGCTCTATGGCTATGCCGGCTGGGAATGGGTGTTCCTGGCTACTGGCGTTCCGGCGGTTCTCGCCGGTATCGTCACCTTCTTCTATCTGCCTGATAATCCCGACAAGGCGTCGTTCCTCTCCACCGACGAGCGCAGCTGGCTGCATAACCGGCTGGAGAGCGAAAATGCCGGGATGGACAAGAATGCCGAGAACGGGTTCAAGGCGCTCGTCGACCCGCGGGTGCTTCTGATGGCGCTTTGCTATGTGGCCTTTCCGCTGGCGGCCTATGGTCTCAGCTATTGGCTGCCGACCATCGTCCACGGCTTCGGCGTCACCAATACCGTCAACGGTTTCCTCAACATCATCCCCTGGATCCTCGTGGCGATCGCGCTCTATGCCGTGCCCGCCATGGCCGACAAGGCGGCGTCGAAGACACCCTATATCGTCATCCCGGCCTTCATCGGGGCGGCCTGCCTGCTGCTCTCGGCGCTCATCCCCAACAACACGCTGCAGTTCGCCTTCCTCTGCATTGCCGCTGCCGGCATTTTCGCGCCGCAGCCGGTATTCTGGAGCCTGCCCTCGCGCTTCCTCAAAGGTGCCGGTGCGGCTGCGGGTCTCGCTGCCATCAATTCGGTCGGCAATCTCGGTGGCTTCGTGGCGCAGAATGTCGTGCCCTGGATCAAGGATGCGACAGGCAGCACGATCGCGCCGATGATCTTCCTGGCCGTCTGCCTGGCGGCCGGTGCCCTGCTGGTCTTCGTGGTGACGCAGCTGATCGCCCGCAAGGATCACGCCCATACGGACGGCGCGCTCAGGACGTGA
- a CDS encoding carboxymuconolactone decarboxylase family protein: MATVKLLTDTEVADIPAAKEVFDDIRATRKSDFINNFWRGLANDPPLLKRTWEGLKAVMAVEGALDPLVREMIYIAVSTANGCSYCVHSHTAAAKARGMTQAQHAELMAVIGLAGQTNHLVTAMQIPVDDQFLA; encoded by the coding sequence ATGGCCACCGTCAAACTTCTCACGGATACCGAGGTCGCGGATATTCCCGCCGCCAAGGAAGTTTTTGATGACATCAGAGCGACCAGGAAATCCGACTTCATAAACAATTTCTGGCGTGGTCTGGCGAATGATCCGCCGCTGCTTAAACGCACCTGGGAAGGGCTCAAGGCCGTTATGGCGGTGGAAGGTGCTTTGGACCCATTGGTGCGCGAAATGATCTACATTGCCGTCTCGACCGCCAACGGATGTTCCTACTGCGTCCATTCTCACACCGCCGCGGCCAAGGCGCGGGGGATGACCCAAGCCCAGCATGCCGAGTTGATGGCCGTGATCGGACTGGCCGGCCAGACCAATCATCTGGTGACGGCGATGCAGATACCGGTCGATGACCAGTTTCTTGCATAA
- a CDS encoding sugar ABC transporter ATP-binding protein yields the protein MSTAEDIIVHLENVTKEYRGVPAVRNVSFDLRRGEIHALLGENGAGKSTLTKIIAGVVERTAGVMIHRGKEVSYGSPNAALDAGIAMVFQETSLVPSMTVAQNLYLGTEAFLNRLRGIYISAQQFLQSLNFPVDPTAMVETLGAAKKQMVEIARAVHHNAEVIIFDEPTATLTPEEKRHFFALVRRLKARGVSIVFISHALEEALMIADRITILRDGELVASGDTSEFDREKIIAAMVGRTLTGELYKKRDASTIRKAGKKVLSVQDLSMSNVVRNNSFSVFEGQITGVFGLIGSGRTETFKVISGIYKRDFKRGGSVELDDKPVRYYVPREAVRDGIVYVTEDRKSEGFFETMSIAENVFGGLLSAGREKSKVISMREMHDLAAEWTSKLNIRAINDNARVVELSGGNQQKVVIGKGLVQEPRIVIFDEPTRGVDVGAIAEIHQIINELADRGLAVVVISSYLPEIMNLSDRILVCRQGRIVEEFSPAESTEAKIMYAAVH from the coding sequence ATGAGTACAGCCGAAGACATCATCGTCCATCTTGAAAACGTCACCAAGGAATATCGCGGCGTTCCTGCGGTCAGGAATGTCAGTTTCGACCTTCGCCGCGGTGAAATCCACGCCTTGCTCGGCGAGAACGGTGCGGGAAAATCGACGCTGACCAAGATCATCGCCGGCGTGGTGGAGCGTACCGCCGGCGTCATGATCCATCGCGGCAAGGAGGTGAGCTACGGTTCGCCGAACGCTGCGTTGGATGCCGGTATCGCAATGGTGTTCCAGGAAACGAGCCTGGTGCCGTCCATGACTGTGGCGCAGAATCTCTATCTCGGGACGGAAGCGTTTCTCAATCGCCTTCGGGGGATCTATATCTCCGCCCAGCAGTTTCTCCAGTCGCTGAACTTCCCTGTCGATCCGACGGCGATGGTCGAGACGCTCGGGGCGGCCAAGAAGCAGATGGTGGAGATCGCGCGTGCGGTTCACCACAATGCCGAAGTGATCATCTTTGACGAGCCTACCGCGACACTCACGCCCGAGGAGAAAAGGCATTTCTTCGCCTTGGTGAGACGGCTGAAAGCGAGAGGCGTGTCGATCGTCTTCATCAGCCACGCGCTCGAAGAAGCCTTGATGATCGCCGACCGCATCACGATCCTTCGTGACGGTGAGCTGGTTGCTTCCGGCGATACCTCGGAATTCGACCGGGAGAAGATCATCGCGGCCATGGTGGGCAGAACGCTCACCGGTGAACTCTATAAGAAGCGCGATGCGTCGACCATCAGGAAGGCGGGAAAGAAGGTCCTGTCCGTCCAGGACCTCTCGATGAGCAACGTCGTCCGGAACAATTCCTTCTCCGTCTTCGAAGGCCAGATCACCGGCGTCTTCGGCCTGATTGGTTCGGGCCGAACGGAGACGTTCAAAGTCATCTCGGGAATCTACAAGCGCGACTTCAAGCGTGGCGGCTCGGTCGAGCTGGATGACAAGCCGGTGCGATATTACGTTCCGCGTGAGGCCGTCAGAGACGGGATCGTCTACGTGACCGAAGACCGCAAGAGCGAAGGCTTTTTCGAGACGATGTCGATAGCCGAGAATGTCTTCGGCGGGCTTCTTTCCGCCGGCCGCGAAAAGAGCAAGGTCATCAGCATGCGCGAAATGCACGACCTGGCGGCGGAATGGACGAGCAAGCTCAATATCCGGGCAATCAACGACAACGCGCGGGTTGTCGAGCTCTCCGGCGGCAATCAGCAGAAGGTGGTGATCGGCAAGGGCCTGGTCCAGGAGCCGCGCATCGTGATTTTCGACGAGCCCACGCGTGGCGTGGATGTCGGCGCGATCGCCGAAATCCATCAGATCATCAACGAGCTTGCCGACCGGGGTTTGGCGGTCGTTGTCATCTCGTCCTACCTTCCGGAGATCATGAACCTCTCGGACCGCATCCTGGTCTGCCGCCAAGGGCGTATCGTCGAGGAGTTCTCACCGGCTGAATCCACCGAAGCCAAAATAATGTATGCCGCTGTGCACTGA
- a CDS encoding SMP-30/gluconolactonase/LRE family protein, whose amino-acid sequence MTFRERLQAWRYNLIPDHLAGEILSKRWTDNAIPFIALVIVVAGFGSAIPGFFKINSLQDSTRQLGEFSIVVTGLTVVMLGGGIDLSVGSIFALSCFAAVSAFFIFEQPVWVALLASLATGVAFGAINGYLVGFLRLRAFLTTLVTFIIGRAVYDILVVNFAAQIQMSMAMSDVWDFVGDGTVLGISVSVLTAIIFIAITHIALTRSRPGWHILAVGGSRRSAHNAGIKVKRTVFLTYVFSGLCSSLAGFLIACRLSGAGPGTGLNLEILALTAAVVGGNSLGGGRGSVIKGLMGAIIVLVMTNGLIRLGYGTGTNQMVLGLMLAVAVTIDIRWLKNRHKVLNEVYVAPVYLRMGEAQSAVPGSGTPYEMDNRLAQTQYIGLGELEGPEDVILDDDDNLYCGTRHGEIVRFLAPDYERSEVFAHVGGFPLGLAFDKDRNLISCVGAMGLYSIAPDRTVRKLTAETSRSWTSVVDDARLRDPNDCDIAPDGRIYFTDSTKRYDAHDWALDSIENRATGRLLVYDPKNGTTKTLLDGYRYTNGVCVAHDGKSIFFAESWACRVHRYWLEGPKAGTAECVIADMPGYPDNINRASDGTYWMAWLGMRTPSFDLALRHPGMRKRMTRRLPQDDWLFPNINTGGIVKFDETGQIRDAMADLSGVSHPMVTSMREHKGYLYVGGILNNRVGRYKLAQANSDWTGPSSYWGREP is encoded by the coding sequence ATGACATTCAGAGAACGCCTGCAGGCGTGGCGCTACAACCTGATCCCGGATCATCTCGCCGGCGAAATTCTCAGCAAACGATGGACCGACAATGCGATACCTTTCATCGCGCTGGTTATCGTCGTCGCAGGTTTCGGCTCTGCGATTCCGGGCTTCTTCAAGATTAATTCGCTTCAGGATTCCACCCGCCAGCTCGGCGAGTTCTCGATTGTCGTCACCGGCCTGACGGTGGTGATGCTCGGGGGCGGCATCGATCTCTCGGTGGGCTCGATCTTCGCGCTGTCGTGCTTCGCCGCGGTCTCCGCGTTCTTCATCTTCGAGCAGCCCGTTTGGGTCGCCTTGCTGGCGTCGCTCGCAACCGGCGTCGCTTTCGGTGCGATAAATGGATATCTCGTCGGCTTCCTCAGATTGCGTGCATTCCTCACGACACTCGTCACCTTCATCATCGGTCGAGCGGTCTACGATATCCTCGTCGTCAATTTCGCAGCCCAGATTCAAATGTCGATGGCGATGTCCGACGTTTGGGATTTCGTCGGCGATGGGACTGTGCTCGGGATTTCCGTATCGGTGCTGACGGCGATAATCTTCATCGCGATCACCCACATTGCGCTGACCCGGTCCAGGCCGGGATGGCATATCCTGGCTGTCGGCGGCTCGCGCCGCTCGGCGCATAATGCCGGTATCAAGGTCAAGCGGACGGTGTTCCTCACCTACGTCTTCTCTGGCTTATGCTCGTCGCTGGCCGGCTTCCTGATTGCCTGCCGGCTGAGCGGTGCAGGACCGGGCACCGGACTCAACCTCGAAATCCTTGCGCTCACGGCGGCGGTCGTCGGCGGTAATAGCCTCGGCGGCGGGCGAGGGTCCGTCATAAAGGGACTGATGGGCGCGATTATCGTGCTCGTCATGACGAACGGCCTGATCCGCCTCGGATACGGGACGGGTACGAACCAGATGGTGCTGGGCCTGATGCTCGCCGTTGCGGTGACGATCGATATCCGATGGCTGAAGAACCGTCACAAGGTCCTCAATGAGGTCTATGTCGCGCCTGTCTACCTGCGCATGGGCGAGGCTCAATCGGCGGTTCCCGGATCAGGCACGCCCTATGAAATGGATAATCGGCTGGCGCAGACGCAATATATCGGCCTCGGCGAGCTGGAGGGGCCGGAAGACGTCATCCTCGACGACGACGACAACCTCTATTGCGGAACGCGCCATGGCGAGATCGTCCGCTTCCTGGCGCCGGACTACGAACGATCGGAAGTCTTCGCTCACGTCGGCGGCTTCCCGCTCGGGCTCGCCTTCGACAAGGATCGCAACCTCATCAGCTGCGTGGGCGCGATGGGTCTTTACTCCATCGCTCCGGACCGGACCGTGCGCAAATTGACCGCGGAGACATCGCGGTCCTGGACTTCTGTCGTCGACGACGCCCGTCTGAGAGACCCCAACGACTGCGACATTGCTCCGGATGGCCGCATCTACTTTACCGACTCGACCAAGCGGTACGACGCGCACGACTGGGCACTGGACTCGATCGAGAACCGCGCCACGGGGCGCCTGCTTGTCTACGATCCGAAGAACGGCACGACCAAGACCCTGCTCGATGGGTATCGCTACACCAACGGCGTTTGCGTCGCCCATGACGGCAAATCGATCTTCTTTGCCGAAAGTTGGGCCTGCCGCGTTCATCGCTACTGGCTGGAGGGCCCCAAAGCGGGGACAGCGGAGTGCGTTATCGCAGACATGCCCGGCTATCCCGACAATATCAACCGTGCGTCCGACGGTACCTACTGGATGGCCTGGCTCGGGATGCGAACGCCGAGCTTTGATCTTGCGCTTCGCCACCCCGGCATGCGCAAGCGAATGACCCGACGGCTCCCCCAGGACGACTGGTTGTTTCCGAACATCAACACCGGCGGCATCGTCAAGTTCGATGAAACCGGTCAGATCAGGGATGCGATGGCAGACCTTTCCGGCGTCTCCCACCCGATGGTCACGTCGATGAGGGAGCACAAGGGCTACCTCTATGTCGGCGGCATCCTCAATAATCGCGTCGGCCGCTACAAGCTTGCCCAGGCCAATTCCGACTGGACCGGACCGTCGTCCTATTGGGGGAGAGAGCCATGA
- a CDS encoding sugar ABC transporter substrate-binding protein, giving the protein MRYMKALFAAATISLSVFATAAPAQEDPGPAAYSQALKGKRVMLVPMAMGFDLAQGWSHYIQKEVEAFGGVFETRDPNWSVEAGAQAITEAISSDTRPDVLIVHSPDLNSYARLLKKAQAAGTYVVLIDNPANFAADAFVGSDWDRLGQLEAEAVIKGCGPNSSKKIGLVQGDQVNASSLYQYAGIMKVLEKNPDFQVVAKPDSNWDATTSRNVTTTMLQQHPDICGIVDFWDGDATGAAAAIRDAKLQDKVFLVTTGGGEKAADCDNLENGTYGAVVMTELHNQSRDINAIIKFLLQSGQPAGTSKAYIYTLEKATTKADLKPDSCWDLKALKAAAN; this is encoded by the coding sequence ATGAGGTACATGAAGGCACTTTTTGCGGCCGCGACCATCTCGCTATCCGTTTTCGCCACGGCAGCACCTGCGCAGGAAGATCCAGGCCCAGCCGCCTATTCGCAGGCGCTCAAAGGCAAGCGCGTCATGCTGGTCCCGATGGCAATGGGTTTCGATCTCGCACAAGGATGGTCGCACTACATCCAGAAGGAAGTTGAAGCCTTCGGCGGCGTGTTCGAGACACGCGATCCCAACTGGAGCGTCGAAGCCGGAGCTCAGGCGATCACCGAGGCCATCTCCTCCGACACCCGGCCGGACGTCCTCATCGTGCATTCGCCCGATCTCAATTCCTATGCCAGGCTGCTGAAGAAGGCGCAGGCTGCCGGAACCTATGTCGTACTGATCGATAACCCTGCCAACTTCGCGGCGGATGCCTTCGTCGGAAGCGATTGGGATCGTCTCGGACAGCTGGAGGCTGAGGCCGTCATCAAGGGTTGCGGTCCGAATTCATCGAAGAAAATCGGTCTGGTGCAAGGTGATCAGGTGAATGCCTCCAGCCTCTACCAGTACGCAGGCATCATGAAGGTTCTGGAAAAGAACCCCGACTTCCAGGTGGTCGCAAAACCGGACTCGAATTGGGACGCGACGACTTCGCGCAACGTGACCACGACGATGCTGCAGCAGCATCCGGACATTTGCGGCATCGTTGATTTCTGGGACGGCGACGCGACGGGTGCTGCAGCCGCGATCCGCGATGCCAAGCTTCAGGACAAGGTCTTCCTCGTCACGACCGGTGGCGGCGAAAAGGCGGCCGATTGCGACAACCTCGAAAACGGTACCTATGGCGCGGTGGTCATGACCGAGCTGCACAATCAGTCGCGCGATATCAACGCGATCATCAAGTTCCTGTTGCAGAGCGGTCAGCCGGCCGGAACCTCGAAGGCCTACATCTACACGCTCGAGAAGGCGACAACCAAAGCCGATCTGAAGCCCGACAGTTGTTGGGATCTCAAAGCCCTCAAGGCGGCTGCGAACTAA